DNA from Hwangdonia lutea:
GTTGTGGCGTATCGTTTTCCATTATGCTAGTTGCGTGCAAAACAATCATACGGTTCGAAAAAGGCAATACATCATCTTTATCGTGGGTGGCCACAATGCAAGCGATGTTTTTTTCTTTTAAATATTTAAACAAGCTTCGGCGTAAAGACTGCTTTTTAAAATTATCAATGTGGCTAAAGGGCTCATCCAGCAAAATAATTTCGGGTTGTTTTGCAATAGCTCTTGCTAAAGCGACGCGTTGTTTTTGGCCACCGCTTAACTCTTTAACCAAAATGTTTTTAAATGCTTTTAATTCAACAACCTCTAAAAGCTCATCAATACGATTTTGTTTTTCTTTGGGGTAAAAATTAGAAAGAAAAGCGCCAATGTTTTCGGAAACGGTAATAAACGGCATTAAATCGAATTCTTGCGCCACATATTTCATGTATTCGGGACCAATAACAAGATTGTACTTTGGACCTAGAATTTCTTCGTCTTTCCAAAAAATTTGCCCATCGTTTAAATCGTAAGTGCCGTACAACAACTTTAAAAGGGTACTTTTGCCCGAACCACTTTCGCCAATAATTGAAACGTGTTCGCCGGCGATTACTTTAAAAGAAAGGTCTTTTAAAATGGGTGTTTTTTTATATGAAAATGTTATGTTTTTAACTTGAAGCATAGCGCAAAAATAACATAAAAACCGTTCTTCTTTTACGAAAAACGGTTTTTGATTAACTTTAAATTAAGGCGCTTCAACTGCGCTCAGTGTGAACTCAAATTAGCCCTTTATTTTTTCCTTGGTTTTACTCGGTAACACATCAAACCCCATATTGTAAAGCGTGAAGCCAAAAATGTCGGCATACTGCTCAATGGTTTTACTAACCGGAGTTCCGGCGCCATGGCCGGCATCGGTTTCAATACGAATT
Protein-coding regions in this window:
- a CDS encoding ABC transporter ATP-binding protein, with amino-acid sequence MLQVKNITFSYKKTPILKDLSFKVIAGEHVSIIGESGSGKSTLLKLLYGTYDLNDGQIFWKDEEILGPKYNLVIGPEYMKYVAQEFDLMPFITVSENIGAFLSNFYPKEKQNRIDELLEVVELKAFKNILVKELSGGQKQRVALARAIAKQPEIILLDEPFSHIDNFKKQSLRRSLFKYLKEKNIACIVATHDKDDVLPFSNRMIVLHATSIMENDTPQQLYKTPQNKLIASFFDEFNIINDDFVYAHQLKVVDKSDLKASVIQSYFKGYCYLIEANLNGDAVFFESAIELKQNQKVYLSISK